In Caloenas nicobarica isolate bCalNic1 chromosome 27, bCalNic1.hap1, whole genome shotgun sequence, one DNA window encodes the following:
- the R3HDM4 gene encoding R3H domain-containing protein 4 — protein sequence MVVLRGGAGAEEPYPRIEDCLPPLEDSPTKRFSPAKRKQYFINKAIRNSDLTPRAKGRKSLQRLENTRYLMTLLERDECGSEEGELAHAATPSIFTEACNNETYVEIWNDFMNRSGEEQERVLLYLEEEAGKKQRRKLPVGNGEPWKEPPAHTPQECFQRISRRLRATLKRGRIPMGTLEGLEEELLAFFSVTPHSVYTALMDNSFERLLLHALCQYMDLVSASSDIEGKRQMKVSNKHHVFLRPELLLSAYLGQMS from the exons ATGGTGGTTCtgcggggcggcgcgggcgcGGAGGAGCCGTACCC GAGGATTGAGGACTGCCTGCCCCCGCTGGAGGACTCCCCGACCAAGAGGTTCTCCCCAGCCAAGCGCAAGCAATATTTCATCAACAAGGCAATCCGCAACTCGGACCTCACCCCCCGGGCCAAGGGCCGCAAGAGCCTGCAGAGGCTGGAGAACA CTCGTTACCTGATGACGCTTCTGGAGCGAGATGAGTGCGGCAGCGAGGAGGGGGAGCTCGCCCACGCCGCCACCCCCAGCATCTTCACCGAGGCCTGTAACAACGAGACCTACGTGGAG ATCTGGAATGACTTCATGAACCGGTCCGGGGAAGAGCAGGAGCGAGTGCTGCTGTACCTGGAGGAGGAGGCCGGgaagaagcagaggaggaagctGCCCGTCGGGAACGGGGAGCCCTGGAAAG AGCCCCCTGCCCACACCCCCCAGGAGTGTTTCCAGCGCATCAGCCGCCGCCTGCGCGCTACGCTGAAGCGGGGCCGGATCCCCATG gggACGCTGGAGGGTctggaggaggagctgctggcctTCTTCTCTGTCACCCCTCACTCTGTCTACACGGCGCTGATGGACAACAG ctTCGAGCGGCTTCTGCTCCATGCGCTCTGCCAGTACATGGACCTCGTCTCTGCCA GTTCGGACATCGAAGGGAAACGTCAAATGAAAGTGAGCAACAAGCACCATGTCTTCCTGCGCCCcgagctgctgctgtcagcctACCTGGGGCAGATGAGCTGA
- the MED16 gene encoding mediator of RNA polymerase II transcription subunit 16 isoform X2 — protein sequence MDLAYVCEWEKKPKSNHCPSIPLVCAWSCRNLIAFTTDLRNEEEKDLTHMVHIIDTEHPWDVYSVNSGHTEVITCLEWDQSGSRLLSADADGHIKCWSMTDHLANSWESTVGSVVEGDPVVALSWLHNGVKLALHVEKSGASNFGEKFSRVKFSPSLTLFGGKPMEGWIAVTISGLVTVSLLKPNGQVLTSTESLCRLRCRVALADVAFTGGGNIVVATSDGSSASPVQFYKVCVSVVNEKCKIDTEILPSLFMRCTTDPARKDKYPAITHLKFLARDMSEQVLLCASNQSSSIVECWSLRKEGLPVNNIFQQISPVVGDKQPMILKWRILSATNDLDRVSAVALPKLPISLTNTDLKVANDTKFFPGLGLALAFHDGSVHIVHRLSLQMMAVFYGSSSQRPVDEQSLKRQRTAGPLVHFKAMQLSWTSLALAGIDSHGKLSMLRISPSMGHVLDMNMSLRHLLFLLEYCMVTGYDWWDILLHVQPNMVQNLVEKLHEEYMRQNAALQQVLSTRIVAMKASLCKLSSSTIARVCDYHAKLFLIAISCTLKSLLRPHFLNTPDKSPGDRLTEICSKITDIDIDKVMINLKTEEFVLEMTTLQSLQQLIQWVGDFVLYLLASLPNQGSPVRPGHSFLRDGASLGMFRELMVVIRIWGLLKPSCLPVYTATSDTQDSMSLLFRLLTKLWLCCREENHITEPDDTLIDECCLLPSQLLIPNIDWLPINDGIISKLQNKQLVRLQFGKAPGLVGHTVSSQFDAFVRAPGQPKIDHLRRLHLGAYPTEECKSCTRCGCVTMLKSPNKVTAVKQWEQRWIKNCLCGGLWRRMPLSYS from the exons ATGGACCTGGCGTACGTGTGCGAGTGGGAGAAGAAGCCGAAGAGCAACCACTGCCCATCCATCCCGCTGGTGTGCGCCTGGTCCTGCCGCAACCTCATCGCCTTCACCACCGACCTGCGCAACGAGGAGGAGAAGG ATCTCACCCATATGGTCCATATCATCGACACCGAGCACCCGTGGGACGTCTATTCTGTCAACTCTGGCCACACCGAAGTCATCACGTGTTTGGAGTGGGATCAGTCAG GCTCCAGGCTGCTCTCGGCAGATGCTGACGGACACATCAAGTGCTGGAGCATGACTGACCACTTGGCCAATAGCTGGGAGAGCACCGTGGGCAGCGTGGTGGAAGGGGACCCGGTGGTGGCCCTGTCCTGGCTGCACAACGGCGTGAAGCTGGCTCTGCACGTGGAGAAG TCTGGAGCATCCAACTTCGGCGAGAAGTTCTCCAGGGTCAAGTTCTCCCCGTCGCTGACGTTGTTTGGTGGGAAGCCCATGGAGGGCTGGATCGCTGTCACCATCAGCGGGCTGGTCACCGTCTCGCTCCTCAAGCCCAACGGGCAGGTGCTGACGTCCACCGAGAGCCTGTGCCGCCTCCGCTGCCGCGTCGCCTTGGCTGATGTCGCCTTCACTGGCGGGGGGAACATCGTGGTGGCCACGTCGGACGGCAGCAGCGCCTCCCCTGTCCAGTTCTACAAAGTCTGTGTCAGTGTGGTGAATGAGAAGTGCAAAATAGACACGGAAATCCTGCCCTCGCTCTTCATGCGCTGCACCACTGACCCTGCCCGCAAAGACAAGTACCCAGCCATCACGCACCTGAAATTTCTTGCTCGGGATATGTCAGAGCAG GTGTTGCTTTGTGCTTCcaaccaaagcagcagcatcgTGGAGTGCTGGTCCCTGCGGAAGGAGGGTTTGCCGGTCAACAACATCTTCCAGCAGATCTCCCCTGTGG TTGGAGACAAGCAGCCCATGATACTGAAGTGGCGGATTCTTTCTGCCACCAATGACCTGGACCGCGTTTCGGCCGTGGCGCTGCCGAAGCTGCCGATCTCCCTGACCAACACCGATCTGAAGGTGGCGAACGACACGAAATTCTTCCCTGGATTGG GGCTGGCTTTGGCGTTTCACGACGGCAGCGTCCACATTGTCCATCGCCTGTCCTTGCAGATGATGGCCGTGTTCTACGGCTCGTCCTCCCAGCGCCCCGTGGACGAGCAGAGCCTCAAACGGCAGCGAACGGCGGGTCCCCTGGTCCACTTCAAGGCCATGCAGCTCTCCTGGACGTCCCTGGCCTTGGCCGGCATTGACAGTCATGGGAAG CTGAGCATGCTCCGCATCTCCCCCTCCATGGGCCACGTGCTGGACATGAACATGTCCCTTCGTCACCTGCTGTTCCTGCTGGAGTATTGCATGGTGACGGGCTACGACTGGTGGGACATCCTGCTCCACGTCCAGCCCAACATGGTGCAGAACCTGGTGGAGAAGCTGCACGAGGAGTACATGCGGCAGAATGCGGCCCTGCAGCAG GTCCTCTCCACGCGCATTGTTGCCATGAAGGCGTCTCTCTGCAAGCTTTCCTCCAGCACGATAGCGCGCGTGTGTGACTACCACGCGAAGCTGTTCCTCATCGCCATCAGCTGCACCCTCAAGTCGCTGCTGCGCCCGCATTTCCTGAACACCCCGGACAAGAGTCCTGGCGACCGGCTCACTGAGATCTGCTCCAAGATCACCGATATAG ACATCGACAAGGTGATGATTAACCTGAAGACAGAAGAGTTTGTCCTGGAGATGACCACGCTGcagtccctgcagcagctcatCCAGTGGGTGGGAGACTTTGTGCTGTACCTGCTGGCCAGCCTGCCCAACCAG GGCTCACCGGTGCGGCCAGGACACAGCTTCCTGCGGGACGGCGCGTCCCTGGGCATGTTCCGGGAGCTGATGGTGGTGATCCGCATCTGGGGGCTGCTCaagcccagctgcctgcccGTCTACACAGCCACCTCCGACACACAGGACAGTATGTCCCTCCTCTTCAGGCTCCTGACcaagctctggctgtgct GTCGTGAGGAAAATCACATCACGGAGCCAGATGATACCCTGATAGACGAGTGTTGCCTTCTGCCCAGCCAGTTACTCATTCCCAACATTGACTGGCTGCCCATCAATGACGGCATTATCAGCAAGCTGCAGAACAAGCAGCTCGTGCGGCTGCAGTTTGGGAAAGCTCCCGGGCTTGTGGGTCACACGGTCTCTTCCCAGTTCGATGCCTTTGTCAG GGCGCCTGGACAGCCCAAAATCGATCACCTGAGGCGGCTTCACCTGGGAGCGTACCCCACAGAGGAGTGCAAGTCCTGCACCAG GTGCGGCTGCGTTACGATGCTGAAATCGCCCAACAAAGTCACGGCGGTGAAGCAGTGGGAGCAGCGCTGGATCAAAAACTGCCTGTGCGGGGGGCTGTGGAGGAGGATGCCCCTCAGCTACTCCTGA
- the MED16 gene encoding mediator of RNA polymerase II transcription subunit 16 isoform X1: protein MDLAYVCEWEKKPKSNHCPSIPLVCAWSCRNLIAFTTDLRNEEEKDLTHMVHIIDTEHPWDVYSVNSGHTEVITCLEWDQSGSRLLSADADGHIKCWSMTDHLANSWESTVGSVVEGDPVVALSWLHNGVKLALHVEKSGASNFGEKFSRVKFSPSLTLFGGKPMEGWIAVTISGLVTVSLLKPNGQVLTSTESLCRLRCRVALADVAFTGGGNIVVATSDGSSASPVQFYKVCVSVVNEKCKIDTEILPSLFMRCTTDPARKDKYPAITHLKFLARDMSEQVLLCASNQSSSIVECWSLRKEGLPVNNIFQQISPVVGDKQPMILKWRILSATNDLDRVSAVALPKLPISLTNTDLKVANDTKFFPGLGLALAFHDGSVHIVHRLSLQMMAVFYGSSSQRPVDEQSLKRQRTAGPLVHFKAMQLSWTSLALAGIDSHGKLSMLRISPSMGHVLDMNMSLRHLLFLLEYCMVTGYDWWDILLHVQPNMVQNLVEKLHEEYMRQNAALQQVLSTRIVAMKASLCKLSSSTIARVCDYHAKLFLIAISCTLKSLLRPHFLNTPDKSPGDRLTEICSKITDIDIDKVMINLKTEEFVLEMTTLQSLQQLIQWVGDFVLYLLASLPNQQGSPVRPGHSFLRDGASLGMFRELMVVIRIWGLLKPSCLPVYTATSDTQDSMSLLFRLLTKLWLCCREENHITEPDDTLIDECCLLPSQLLIPNIDWLPINDGIISKLQNKQLVRLQFGKAPGLVGHTVSSQFDAFVRAPGQPKIDHLRRLHLGAYPTEECKSCTRCGCVTMLKSPNKVTAVKQWEQRWIKNCLCGGLWRRMPLSYS from the exons ATGGACCTGGCGTACGTGTGCGAGTGGGAGAAGAAGCCGAAGAGCAACCACTGCCCATCCATCCCGCTGGTGTGCGCCTGGTCCTGCCGCAACCTCATCGCCTTCACCACCGACCTGCGCAACGAGGAGGAGAAGG ATCTCACCCATATGGTCCATATCATCGACACCGAGCACCCGTGGGACGTCTATTCTGTCAACTCTGGCCACACCGAAGTCATCACGTGTTTGGAGTGGGATCAGTCAG GCTCCAGGCTGCTCTCGGCAGATGCTGACGGACACATCAAGTGCTGGAGCATGACTGACCACTTGGCCAATAGCTGGGAGAGCACCGTGGGCAGCGTGGTGGAAGGGGACCCGGTGGTGGCCCTGTCCTGGCTGCACAACGGCGTGAAGCTGGCTCTGCACGTGGAGAAG TCTGGAGCATCCAACTTCGGCGAGAAGTTCTCCAGGGTCAAGTTCTCCCCGTCGCTGACGTTGTTTGGTGGGAAGCCCATGGAGGGCTGGATCGCTGTCACCATCAGCGGGCTGGTCACCGTCTCGCTCCTCAAGCCCAACGGGCAGGTGCTGACGTCCACCGAGAGCCTGTGCCGCCTCCGCTGCCGCGTCGCCTTGGCTGATGTCGCCTTCACTGGCGGGGGGAACATCGTGGTGGCCACGTCGGACGGCAGCAGCGCCTCCCCTGTCCAGTTCTACAAAGTCTGTGTCAGTGTGGTGAATGAGAAGTGCAAAATAGACACGGAAATCCTGCCCTCGCTCTTCATGCGCTGCACCACTGACCCTGCCCGCAAAGACAAGTACCCAGCCATCACGCACCTGAAATTTCTTGCTCGGGATATGTCAGAGCAG GTGTTGCTTTGTGCTTCcaaccaaagcagcagcatcgTGGAGTGCTGGTCCCTGCGGAAGGAGGGTTTGCCGGTCAACAACATCTTCCAGCAGATCTCCCCTGTGG TTGGAGACAAGCAGCCCATGATACTGAAGTGGCGGATTCTTTCTGCCACCAATGACCTGGACCGCGTTTCGGCCGTGGCGCTGCCGAAGCTGCCGATCTCCCTGACCAACACCGATCTGAAGGTGGCGAACGACACGAAATTCTTCCCTGGATTGG GGCTGGCTTTGGCGTTTCACGACGGCAGCGTCCACATTGTCCATCGCCTGTCCTTGCAGATGATGGCCGTGTTCTACGGCTCGTCCTCCCAGCGCCCCGTGGACGAGCAGAGCCTCAAACGGCAGCGAACGGCGGGTCCCCTGGTCCACTTCAAGGCCATGCAGCTCTCCTGGACGTCCCTGGCCTTGGCCGGCATTGACAGTCATGGGAAG CTGAGCATGCTCCGCATCTCCCCCTCCATGGGCCACGTGCTGGACATGAACATGTCCCTTCGTCACCTGCTGTTCCTGCTGGAGTATTGCATGGTGACGGGCTACGACTGGTGGGACATCCTGCTCCACGTCCAGCCCAACATGGTGCAGAACCTGGTGGAGAAGCTGCACGAGGAGTACATGCGGCAGAATGCGGCCCTGCAGCAG GTCCTCTCCACGCGCATTGTTGCCATGAAGGCGTCTCTCTGCAAGCTTTCCTCCAGCACGATAGCGCGCGTGTGTGACTACCACGCGAAGCTGTTCCTCATCGCCATCAGCTGCACCCTCAAGTCGCTGCTGCGCCCGCATTTCCTGAACACCCCGGACAAGAGTCCTGGCGACCGGCTCACTGAGATCTGCTCCAAGATCACCGATATAG ACATCGACAAGGTGATGATTAACCTGAAGACAGAAGAGTTTGTCCTGGAGATGACCACGCTGcagtccctgcagcagctcatCCAGTGGGTGGGAGACTTTGTGCTGTACCTGCTGGCCAGCCTGCCCAACCAG CAGGGCTCACCGGTGCGGCCAGGACACAGCTTCCTGCGGGACGGCGCGTCCCTGGGCATGTTCCGGGAGCTGATGGTGGTGATCCGCATCTGGGGGCTGCTCaagcccagctgcctgcccGTCTACACAGCCACCTCCGACACACAGGACAGTATGTCCCTCCTCTTCAGGCTCCTGACcaagctctggctgtgct GTCGTGAGGAAAATCACATCACGGAGCCAGATGATACCCTGATAGACGAGTGTTGCCTTCTGCCCAGCCAGTTACTCATTCCCAACATTGACTGGCTGCCCATCAATGACGGCATTATCAGCAAGCTGCAGAACAAGCAGCTCGTGCGGCTGCAGTTTGGGAAAGCTCCCGGGCTTGTGGGTCACACGGTCTCTTCCCAGTTCGATGCCTTTGTCAG GGCGCCTGGACAGCCCAAAATCGATCACCTGAGGCGGCTTCACCTGGGAGCGTACCCCACAGAGGAGTGCAAGTCCTGCACCAG GTGCGGCTGCGTTACGATGCTGAAATCGCCCAACAAAGTCACGGCGGTGAAGCAGTGGGAGCAGCGCTGGATCAAAAACTGCCTGTGCGGGGGGCTGTGGAGGAGGATGCCCCTCAGCTACTCCTGA
- the CFD gene encoding complement factor D, with amino-acid sequence MGLSPAPVLIPALLLLLGAMVNGQPRGRILGGSEAQPHLRPYMASLQLDGQHVCGGFLIAEQWVLSAAHCTEETDGKVFQVLLGAHSLTQPEPHKRLYRVRAQIPHPGSNIHNNKDDLLLLQLEEKAELNAHVRVLPFQREDRDVAPDTVCVVAGWGTISHSGRRPDKLHEVERPVISRDLCNERTRHDHTITDNMMCTDSRRKDSCKGDSGGPLVCNGVAEGVVTAGSRVCGNYKKPAIYTRIAPYTAWIESVMAAAAREGDAR; translated from the exons ATGGGGCTGAGTCCCGCTCCTGTCCTCATCCccgctctgctgctgctgctgggggccaTGGTGAACG ggcagccccggggACGGATCCTGGGGGGCTCCGAGGCGCAGCCCCACCTGCGGCCGTACATGGCCTCACTGCAGCTGGACGGGCAGCACGTCTGCGGGGGCTTCCTCATCGCCGAGCAGTGGGTGCTGAGCGCTGCGCACTGCACTGAGGAGAC GGACGGCAAAGTCTTCCAGGTCCTGCTGGGCGCCCACTCGCTCACACAGCCAGAGCCCCACAAACGCCTGTACCGGGTGCGTGCCCAGATCCCCCACCCTGGCAGCAACATCCACAACAACAAGGAcgacctcctgctgctccag ctggaggagaaagcGGAGCTGAACGCCCACGTGCGGGTGCTGCCGTTCCAGCGGGAGGACAGGGACGTGGCGCCCGACACGGTGTGCGTGGTGGCGGGCTGGGGCACCATCAGCCACAGCGGGCGCCGGCCCGACAAGCTACATGAGGTGGAGCGGCCGGTGATCAGCCGCGACCTCTGCAACGAGCGCACCCGCCACGACCACACCATCACCGACAACATGATGTGCACTGACTCCCGCAGGAAGGACAGCTGCAAG GGTGACTCCGGTGGCCCCCTGGTCTGCAATGGGGTGGCCGAGGGGGTGGTCACAGCCGGCTCCCGCGTCTGCGGCAACTACAAGAAACCCGCCATCTACACCCGCATCGCCCCGTACACAGCCTGGATCGAGAGCGTCATGGCCGCGGCGGCCAGGGAGGGGGATGCCCGCTGA